In Oenanthe melanoleuca isolate GR-GAL-2019-014 chromosome 19, OMel1.0, whole genome shotgun sequence, a genomic segment contains:
- the TPST1 gene encoding protein-tyrosine sulfotransferase 1 isoform X2, with amino-acid sequence MVGKLKQNLLLACLAISSVTVFYLGQHAMECHHRMEERSQPPRGDSGRATTLGTAPSGNRSLPYSKDMPLIFIGGVPRSGTTLMRAMLDAHPDIRCGEETRVIPRILAVKQMWARSSKEKIRLDEAGVTDEVLDSAMQAFLLEIIVKHGEPAPYLCNKDPFALKSLTYLARIFPNAKFLLMVRDGRASVHSMISRKVTIAGFDLNSYRDCLTKWNRAIETMYNQCMEVGFQRCMLVHYEQLVLHPERWMRTLLKFLHIPWNQAVLHHEEMIGKAGGVSLSKVERSTDQVIKPVNVEALSKWVGKIPADVLQDMPVIAPMLAKLGYDPYANPPNYGKPDQKVVENTRRVYKGEFQLPDFLKEVPQTEPME; translated from the exons ATGGTGGGGAAGCTGAAGCAGAACCTGCTGCTGGCGTGCCTGGCCATCAGCTCGGTGACCGTGTTCTACCTGGGCCAGCACGCCATGGAGTGCCACCACCGCATGGAGGAGCGCAGCCAGCCCCCCCGGGGGGACAGCGGCAGGGCCACCAcgctggggacagcccccagcGGCAACAGGAGCCTGCCCTACAGCAAGGACATGCCCCTGATCTTCATCGGCGGCGTGCCCCGCAGCGGCACCACGCTGATGCGCGCCATGCTGGACGCGCACCCCGACATCCGCTGCGGCGAGGAGACCAGGGTGATCCCCAGGATCCTGGCTGTCAAACAGATGTGGGCCAGGTCCAGCAAGGAGAAAATCCGCCTGGACGAGGCAGGAGTCACGGATGAGGTGCTGGATTCGGCCATGCAGGCCTTTCTCCTGGAGATCATCGTCAAGCACGGCGAGCCCGCTCCCTATCTGTGTAACAAGGATCCCTTCGCTCTGAAATCCTTGACTTACCTGGCCAGGATTTTCCCCAACGCCAAGTTCCTGCTGATGGTGCGGGATGGCCGTGCCTCTGTGCACTCCATGATCTCCAGGAAAGTCACAATTGCTGGCTTTGACCTGAACAGCTACAGGGACTGCCTGACCAAGTGGAACCGGGCCATAGAAACCATGTACAACCAGTGCATGGAGGTGGGCTTCCAGAGGTGCATGCTGGTGCACTATGAACAGCTGGTGCTGCACCCTGAGAGGTGGATGAGGACTCTGCTCAAGTTCCTGCACATCCCATGGAACCAGGCAGTGCTGCACCACGAGGAGATGATTGGAAAAGCAGGGGGGGTTTCTCTTTCCAA ggTTGAAAGATCCACTGACCAAGTGATCAAGCCAGTGAACGTGGAAGCCCTGTCCAAGTGGGTTGGGAAGATCCCAGCTGATGTCCTGCAGGACATGCCAGTGATTGCCCCCATGCTGGCCAAACTGGGCTATGACCCCTATGCCAACCCCCCCAACTATGGGAAGCCAGATCAGAAAGTGGTGGAGAACACAAGGAGG gTCTATAAAGGTGAATTTCAGCTTCCTGACTTCCTCAAAGAAGTGCCACAG
- the TPST1 gene encoding protein-tyrosine sulfotransferase 1 isoform X1 — MVGKLKQNLLLACLAISSVTVFYLGQHAMECHHRMEERSQPPRGDSGRATTLGTAPSGNRSLPYSKDMPLIFIGGVPRSGTTLMRAMLDAHPDIRCGEETRVIPRILAVKQMWARSSKEKIRLDEAGVTDEVLDSAMQAFLLEIIVKHGEPAPYLCNKDPFALKSLTYLARIFPNAKFLLMVRDGRASVHSMISRKVTIAGFDLNSYRDCLTKWNRAIETMYNQCMEVGFQRCMLVHYEQLVLHPERWMRTLLKFLHIPWNQAVLHHEEMIGKAGGVSLSKVERSTDQVIKPVNVEALSKWVGKIPADVLQDMPVIAPMLAKLGYDPYANPPNYGKPDQKVVENTRRVYKGEFQLPDFLKEVPQLKKTVERKSRGKIK, encoded by the exons ATGGTGGGGAAGCTGAAGCAGAACCTGCTGCTGGCGTGCCTGGCCATCAGCTCGGTGACCGTGTTCTACCTGGGCCAGCACGCCATGGAGTGCCACCACCGCATGGAGGAGCGCAGCCAGCCCCCCCGGGGGGACAGCGGCAGGGCCACCAcgctggggacagcccccagcGGCAACAGGAGCCTGCCCTACAGCAAGGACATGCCCCTGATCTTCATCGGCGGCGTGCCCCGCAGCGGCACCACGCTGATGCGCGCCATGCTGGACGCGCACCCCGACATCCGCTGCGGCGAGGAGACCAGGGTGATCCCCAGGATCCTGGCTGTCAAACAGATGTGGGCCAGGTCCAGCAAGGAGAAAATCCGCCTGGACGAGGCAGGAGTCACGGATGAGGTGCTGGATTCGGCCATGCAGGCCTTTCTCCTGGAGATCATCGTCAAGCACGGCGAGCCCGCTCCCTATCTGTGTAACAAGGATCCCTTCGCTCTGAAATCCTTGACTTACCTGGCCAGGATTTTCCCCAACGCCAAGTTCCTGCTGATGGTGCGGGATGGCCGTGCCTCTGTGCACTCCATGATCTCCAGGAAAGTCACAATTGCTGGCTTTGACCTGAACAGCTACAGGGACTGCCTGACCAAGTGGAACCGGGCCATAGAAACCATGTACAACCAGTGCATGGAGGTGGGCTTCCAGAGGTGCATGCTGGTGCACTATGAACAGCTGGTGCTGCACCCTGAGAGGTGGATGAGGACTCTGCTCAAGTTCCTGCACATCCCATGGAACCAGGCAGTGCTGCACCACGAGGAGATGATTGGAAAAGCAGGGGGGGTTTCTCTTTCCAA ggTTGAAAGATCCACTGACCAAGTGATCAAGCCAGTGAACGTGGAAGCCCTGTCCAAGTGGGTTGGGAAGATCCCAGCTGATGTCCTGCAGGACATGCCAGTGATTGCCCCCATGCTGGCCAAACTGGGCTATGACCCCTATGCCAACCCCCCCAACTATGGGAAGCCAGATCAGAAAGTGGTGGAGAACACAAGGAGG gTCTATAAAGGTGAATTTCAGCTTCCTGACTTCCTCAAAGAAGTGCCACAG